In the Arachis ipaensis cultivar K30076 chromosome B04, Araip1.1, whole genome shotgun sequence genome, taaagatttagtattacagatttagaattttttattttgtgtgtTCTATGTTGTATTTGAATAAGAATAATTATAGAGGATTTGAATATGTATTTTAAAGTATTTGTTATAATGTatgctattattttaatttattatgtgctttaagattgatattattaattttgaaaggTTAGAAttgagtaaatatatatatataaaacttcATAACAGGTGAACTCGTACGAGTCTACGAGTTAACTCGCGAGTCGAGTCTAGGTCAGCTCAACGAGTTTACTTAGACTCGCGAATTGGACAACCTTGCATAAAACCACAAAACTCTTCCAAAATTTcataaactttttaaatttttaattttgtaaattttttcttAACTACTTAACTtagtattattttattctttatgatttttttgttagAATTTTTTTCTAAACAAAGACATTCAAATATTCAACAATTATTGTAATAAATATTTATCATTCtaactataatttttttaaatattttatgatttatatattTCCAATTTTCTACTACTATAATGATGAAAAATTAAagctttttttaaaaaagaagactaatattttaagaagaaaaaatataactTTAATAATATCAACTCTAATTGATAGTTTTACAATTCtaataatttatgaaaaaaagtgGGATacaacttttaaaattttaaagagtcaaatttaataaaaagtttattttaattatttgcaACAAGATTTTAAAAAATGACTTCAAATTTTGTAATAATACTCTAAATGAAGTTAGACAAACTTATTTTAAGTGGAGTCTATATCAAAATTATTTAGACAGTTATTCTTTATTTGGTATAAAATTTTGCTACTAGTTGATAATGATAGAGATAAAATAATTATGATGCGTACAGAGATAAATCTGAAAAGATAAAGTGACTATTTATTAATTGTAAAAAATTTAATAGatgtaataaaattaaaatttattttaattttaaaaataaaattgagtcAAATCAATTGTTAGaaataactttaaaatttttttaaattagaaaagaaaacatgttacttctttttttttacttCAGTATAAGAAAAAATGTAAGATTCACCgataataatgataatatatATTCACGTATTAACGAGAATATATGTGTAactgaatttatttttaatatttattttataaataaaggatGGAGTAAGATTCTCATTACGACtggatattttatttttgtagttAACAATAATAAAGTGAAAATATATTTCTTTTTAggaaattttgaaataattaatgaAGTCTTTTGTAGGAAAGATTGCATGAGACAATAGAGATATTTTATTCTCTAGTTTACTAGATAAGCACATCATTTTTGAGACCCTATAAATATGTGGATGCTGGAGGAGTTGTATATCCATCCATATCAACACCACACTACATACGTATCTTTTGCCTTTTCAAATATTTTGTAACATTATTTCAGTTTTCAGTTTCAGTTTCCGTCGAGAAAATGAGAAGAAAGCAATACTCCAACAACGCTATTGCTTTTACTGTGGTTTTGAATTTGATAGTGCTGCTCATCACTCAAATTGGAGGTTCGTATGGCTGCCTTCAACTAGAAAGAGAGGCTCTTCTCAATTTCAAAAGACGTTTGACCTTCTTTGAGCTACCACTCAAGGCGGGAGAGAATCGCCTTCTATCGTGGGAAGGCGATGGTGATTGCTGTGATTGGGAAGACATAGCCTGCGACAATGTCATTGGACATATTGTCATGCTTGATCTCAACGATCTCtgtttcttattttttaaaactGACCATGATTATTATTGCTTCCCAAGTGTGACATTTACTTTGGAAGATGTTAATCCGTATCTCTCACAACTTCAACATTTGATTTACTTAGATCTTTCTGGAGTTGTTTTTATTAATCGGACTCCAACAACATTCCTTGCTTCTATGCAAAGCCTACGCTATCTTTCTCTGCAAGGAGGAGTCTATGACGATTCTTCTTCGCCATTAGTGACCACTATTCCCAGTAGCAGCATTGGAAACCTCACCAACTTACGTACTCTTTATCTCGCAGGTCTCACTCTCACCAACACTACTGACAGTACTTGGCTCGCTCCACTTTCCTCATTACAATACCTTGGCTTGGGTGGTGTGGATCTTTCCCTGGATCTGTTTAAGGTACTTAACACGCTTCCTTCTCTCTTACACTTACACCTACCTGCATGTGGCCTTGGACAAGTGTCTTCATCACTTGTTTCTGATCCGATTTTTCCTCTCACAAATCTCACCCGTCTCCAACTCCTCAACCTTGCATGGAATGGTCTTAATCAAGACTCACCAGTTCTACATGCTTTTCGGAACATCACTTCCATCAAAGTCCTTCGCATCTCAGGCAACCTTCTAAGCTTTGTGCCGCCATGGTTAGCCCAACTTCAAAATCTTGTCAACCTGGATTTGTCTTTCAACAATGTTACGGTCCTTGATCCTTTGAGAAATCTGACCTCCATTAAAGACCTCCAGCTTTCTCATAATTAGAATTTAACTTGGTTGCCTCTATGGTTTGCTCATTTTGATAACCTTCAAGTACTATCCCTTCAAGACTGTGGTCTTTCTGGTGAACTTCCTTCTACTCTTCAGAACAGACTTCCATTAGGTCCCTCGACTTGAGTGAAAACAGTCTGAGTCCAACAATGCCATTGTGGTTGGGGAGGTTTGAAAACCTTGTTAGCTTAGAACTTTCGAGTAATCTGCTTTATGGTTCAGTTCCTTATGCTTTACGAAATTTGACTTCTCTCACACATCTTAGTCTTTCCAACAACACCTTGATCTCACTTCTATTGTGGTTAGGCGAGTTAAAGAGTCTTGTTTATCTAGTTCTTTCTGAGAATAATTTCACTTCAGTGGAAGACGATTTTCTTTCATCAACTTTGAGCAATCTATGTCATCTAGAAGTCTTTGATTTGTCCGAAAGCAATTGTCAAGGGTTTGCTTTCAAAAACAAAGGAACTCTATCTAGCTGTAATAGCTATGCCTTAGAGTACATGAGTTTGAGTGACAATGAATTTGTTGGTCTTTTTTCAAGTTGGTTGGgacaatttaaaaatttaaagtacCTTGATTTGAGGTCAAATTCATTCTCCGGTCCCATTCCTTTTTTCTATTGGAAATTTGACAAAATTGAGTGTGTTAAATCTTGGAAGTAACATTTTAAATGGATCAATACCCCAAAGTCTTGCAAAACTTGTGAATCTACAAAACCTTGATCTTTCTTCTAATTATTTTAGTGGTGAAATTTCTCAAAACTTGGGTCAACTCAAGAGTCTGCAAGGGCCTGATCTTTCTTATAACTACTTGCAAGGCACACTCAATGATTTAATAAATTCATGGCCCCAGCTCATGAGCCTCATGAGCTTGGATCTCTCTTATAATCAAATAATTGGATCCATTCCAGAAAGTCTTCAAGACAAAATGCCAAAATTACactccttgtttcttcatgataACCTTATAAATGGTTCATTGCCGATTTCATTGGGCAAACTTGAATCCTTGTACAGTTTTGATGTTTCTAACAATAAGTTATCAAGCGAAATTCCAAGCACAATTTGGAATCTGTCATCATTGGAGTGGCTGCATTTGAATAATAACAAGTTTCAAGGAAAACTTCCTTCATCCTTGACAAACATGAAAGAATTGACACTGTTAGATCTTGGGTAGAATCAACTAACAGGTGTCATACCTTCTTGGAATGGCAGGATGAGGAGAAACTTTTTACATGGTGGCATCCCTTCAAGTTTCTGTAAAGTTGCTGCATTGCAAATCTTGGACCTTGCTGAAAATAATTTAGTAGGTCCAATTCCTCATTGCGTTGGCAATATTACAGGAATGATTTCAGCATATAATTCATTATCTTTGGGAGAATCAAGTGGGTGGGGCAATGAGGTTGTGAAGCAAGTCATCAAAGGCAGTGAACTTGATTACATTAGAAACTTGAAATATGTAGTCAACTTGGACTTGTCAAACAATTTTTTGTCTGGATCAATTCCTGCCGAAATATCTTCTCTTTCAAGATTGATTGGACTCAATTTGTCCTTCAATGATTTCTTTGGGGAGATTCCTAAGATGATTGGAGACATGAAGTCGTTGGAATCTATTGACTTGTCTCATAATCATCTTTCTTTCTGGTACTATTCCAAAGAGTATGATTGACTTAAATATTTTTTGAGTCACTTGAATTTATCATACAACAACCTTTCAGGACCAATTCCAGATGAAAATCAGTTTCAAGTCTTAAATGATCCACTCAGTTACACTGGTAACCAATATCTCTGTGGAGCTCCACTTCCAAAACATTGTCCTGGTGATGGTCCTCATCATGTTCATGATATAGAAGGCTATAAAAAAGAAGATAGGGAAAATGACAAGCTAGACAGAGTTGTTTTACTCAGTCATAGCTCTTGGCTTTGCAACCGGTTTCTGGGGAATTATTGGGGTCTTGTATTTCAAAAAGAACTGGAGGTATGTTTGCTTTGGATATGTGGACAAGGTAGCTGACAAGATCTATGTTGCAGTTATCTTGAAAGTAGTCATATTGAAGGAAATGATGAAGAGGAAGTAGTCATATTTTTAAGTCTGAAGATTGATTTTCACCATCCTCATTCCTCATCCATGTAGTAGATCTTAATGTTAAATAAGATTGGTGTGCTTCTAGATTATTAAAGCTATGTTTTTAGTGAGATTTGTTTAAAGaaatcatttttttctttcttttgttttatatCAATTACCGCTCACATTtatggtaaaattgcaagtagGTTTTATATGTTTCTGGTGCTAAAAAATTTAAAGTTGATACGTATTACAATTGCATAATATTAAAGTGAGGTAACTCTGAAAACTAACAACAATCTACTATATATGATTGATAGCAAGTATGAGGaggattttaagtttttaacttcATCTGGAAATAAcagaatatatataaatataacaaGAATCAAGAGAAAATGAATGACAATATTGCTTAGAGAGCTGTGTATAAATCCTTTATTCCTTAAAATTTGTTGAATATCAGTATGCAAAATTATGTGGTTTATTACagctactactactactaataaataaaaaggtaaaataaTTGCATCTGATAATCTTAGTCGATCTGCTACTAAATCCAACTGTAATAATTTCATTTTAAATGGAAACTTGTGAGAAAATTTCAATCATACGTGTAAAATCAAGTTAATTAAAttgtaatttaaaataaaaataaaaaaagaagctaAAATGAAACTAGCATCACAAAGACAAAGAAAGGTGTCTGTAGTGGATACAAATGAACAACCAAAGAGAGCACTCAAAGTATAACCAGCAACCAAAATACCAAATCCAAATACAAAAACATGCCAACAAAAGATAGTATTTCTGGAAATGCCTTATTTGAATTGAGGTGAAACATTCTAATAAGAGGTAAAAACTAGAAAGCAGGCTTCAGAATATTCATGATGTGCCAATGTCACCCATCAAGGTACTTTCACTGCAACCTGTTCTTCAGTTTTGCTACTTTCAATGCAATTGCAACATAAATTCTATCTGCTACCTCATCCACATATCCAAAGCAAGCATACCTCCAATTCTTCTTGAGATACAAAACACCAATAATTCCCCAAAAGCCAGTTGCAAAGCCAACGGCTATGACAgagtaaaataatattttatctgACTTGTCATTTTCTCCAACTTCATCTTCAGAGCCTCCACCATGAGGATCTTGATGAGAATCATCACCAGGGCAGATTGTTTTAAGTGGAACTCCACAGAGAAATGGATTGCCAGAGTAAACAAGTGGATCATCAAGAACCTGGAACTGGTTACCTCTTGGAATTGGACCTGAAAAGTTGTTGTTTGACAAGTTCAAGTGGCTAAGAAAAGTTAAACTGGACATGCTACTTGGAATAGCACCAAACAAGTGGTTATGAGAGAAATCAAGAGATTCCAGGGACCTCATATCTCCTATCATTGCAGGTATCTCTCCAGACAGATTATTATAAGACAAATTCAGTCCAAGTAATCCTGAAAGTGAAGATAGTTCTTTAGGAATTGGTCCCTCCAAGCTATTGTTTGACAAGTCCAAGTTGGttaaaaaaaccaaatttttagtGTAATCAAGCTCTCTTCCCTTGATGACTTGCTTGACATCCTCTTGATTCCATTGCTTGGTGCCATTGAACAGTGCCCCATTTGGAAGGATTTCGGTTTCTGAAACCATTCCTGTAATATTGCCAATGCAATGAGGTATTGGACCTCTTAAATCATTGTTAGCAAGGTCCAATATTTTCAATTTAGCAAATTGGCACAAGTTTGAAGGGACAGTACCATTGAACATGTTTCCCCGCAATCTAAGAATTTGAAGCGTGGGAAATGTGTCATTCTTCCACGAAGATATGGAACCCGATAATTGATTCTCACCAAGATCCAAGATCAGCAGTTTTTTGAAGTTTAAGGACAGTGAAAGTTCTCCATGAAGACTATTCTTGTTCAAATGCAACCACACCAATGATGACATATTCCAGATAGAGTTTGGAATGACACCTGATAAGTTGTTTGATGACAAATCAATTTCTTCTATAAGTCCATCTCTTTGACAATCTGGAATTCTACCAGATAATTTGTTGTTGGAAATATCAATAGCCACCAATGCTTTGAGTTTGCACAATGAAGTTGGAATTGAACCATTTATATGGTTATTATCAAGTGACAAGTACCTCAAACTAGGCATTATCTCACCAAGGTTTTCTGGAATCGATCCATCGATTTGGTTATTGGAGAGAGACAAGGTGCTAAGACTCTTCATTGCAGTCCATCCTTTTAAATAGCTAATTGGTCCTTCCAAAGAGTTAGAAGAAAGATTAAGGGTATACAGATTTTTGAGTTGTCCAAGACTATCTGGAATGTTCCCATACAAATGGTTACTAGCAAGGTTCATAAATTCTGCATTTTCAAGTTTTCCAAGACTCCAAGGAATGACACCAGTAAAGAAGTTGGATGAAAGATCTAGTGTGCCTAGGTTTTCAAGCTTCCCAATACTCCAAGGAATAACACCATTAAATAAGTTAGAAGAAAGGTCCAAGCATGTGAGATTCACCAGTTCTCCAAGACTATGTAGAATGGGGCCAGAAAACGAATTTGAGCTGAGATCAaggtaatttaaatttttaaatttcccCAACCAGCTTGGTAACATACCACTGAAGTTGTTATAACTCAAATCTAACACCTCCAAATCATAGTTGTTGCAGCCAGATATATTTGAATTACTGGCAAATACCTCTCCTTGAAGCTTGTATCCAGgcaaataaaattcttttaagtgACACATATTTCCCAAAATTGATGCTAGAGAACCCTCCTCTAAACTAGTGATATCATTGCTTTCAAGAGAGAGATGGATAAGACTCTTTAACTCACCTAACCAAATTGGAATTGAAGTGAGTTTGTTATCAGAGAGGTCAAGAACTGTGAGGGATGTCAAATTTCTTAGAGCATACGGAATTGATCCGTGAAGAAAATTGTGTGCAAGGCCTAACTTCACAAGGCTCTTACATTTACTTAACCATGAAGGTACAGAACAGAGATTGGTATTACTAAGATCAAAGACTCTAATGAAGGTCATGTTTTGAAGATTAGGAAAAAACCTATCAGAACATGAATTGGTATTACTATGGTCGGAGTCTCTAATGGTCGCGTTTTGAATATCAGGAAGAAACCGACCAGAAAATCTGTTGTTAGCAAGGAACATACCAACAAGATTATTAAATTTATCCAACCAATGTGGCAGTGAAGTCAAGTTGTTTTCTGAAATGTCAAGAACTTCAATGGAAGTCATGTTTCTGAAAGCATCTAGGATTGGATCTTGGATATCATTGGATGCAATATTAAGGACTTGAACATGTGTTAGATTCGTGAGattaattggaagaagaggaattggCATGTTTCCAAGCCCACAATCAAATAGGTGTATCTGAGTCAAAGAAGGAAGCATGTTAAGTACCTGAAACAAATTGTGTGCCATGGAAAGATTAACACGAAAGAATCCAAGGTATTGTAATGATGAAAGTTGAGCAAGCCAACTAAGATCATCAGAATAAGCCCCATAGATGTTATTGATGTGAAGAACACGCAAATTGGTGAGGTTTCCAATACTGCTGGGAATCATGTCTTCAAACTCAGTGCAGAGAGAAAGATATCTAAGTTGTTGCATAGAACCAAGGAGCTTTACCGGACTCGAATAAAGTAAAACTGCACTCAAATCCAAATGGCTCAAGTGTTTTAAGTGCAACAGAGATGGATTCAAGTGTTCAGCATACAAATCAGGTGAAGAGTCAATATAGTTTGGTTCTATATAAGCAGTGTCTTCCCATGAAAGGCATGACACACAACCGCTGTTGAGTTCAATCTTGACAACATGTCCAGTAACATTGTTGCAAGCTATGCCTTCCCACTGGCAGCATTCATGGCCTTCCCATGATGGAAGTATAGGTGGTGAGGATGGATCAAAATCGAAGAAACTTAGAAGGCTATTTTTGAAGGTGAGAAGAGCCTGGCTCTCTTGCTCATTGCTCCCAAATGAAGTTGAGTTTCTGCACAAACATAAGTCAGCAGTTACTGTGAATAGGAGAAGCACTACATATCCAAAGGTATTCAACGATATTCTCATTTTTTAAAGAGGGAGGGCTAAGAGTACACACCAAATATAGGGAATGGAGTTTGCATTTATATCTAGAAGtttaaaactaagtaaaaactcacaTGCAGACATCTTTATACGAAGCCTAAAACTATTGTGGCATTTGCAGGGCTTtttctatttaaataaaaaaagggCCGGCATTGCCGTTCTTCCTCTTAATAGTAATTTGTTAGGTGCCGTTCAACTTGCAAGACTTTGAATCCAATAATCAAATCCCTTTATTCATTTCTGTTTTCTGTTTGCTTGAGTAGTTAGCTTTCAAGATAAGTAGACTTGGTCTATTTGATTTTACCAATCAACTAAGAAAAGAAATAGTATGCTTCCAATGATCGAAGTTGTCTTACTAGACTTTGAATCCTTAATGACCTCTAttcatctttgttttctatttGCTTGAGTAGTTAGCTTTCAAAATCGGTAAACTTATACGAAACTTGATTTTACTAATCTTATTTCTTTATGAATTgttcatattttaaaaatattttattatattattagatAATATTGTTTATTAGTTGAGACATATTTTACTATGAATAATACAATAATCAGAAGCAAACGTATTGTAAAGATGAAAGTTGAGCAACCCGACTAAGATGATCAGAATAAGCCCCATAGATGTTACTGATCtgaagaacatgcaaattcgtgGGGTTTCCAATACTGCTGGGAATCATGCCTTTAAAATCAGTCCACAGAGAAAGATATCTAATAAGTTGTTATTGCACAGAACCAAAGAACTTTGTTGGACTCGAACCAAATGAAACTCCACTCAAATCCAAATTAAATGGCTCTACTGTTTCAAATGTAACAGACATGGATTCAATACTGTGAAGGCTTTTTTTGAAGTTTAGAAGAACCTGGCTCTCTGGATCAATGGAGCCCAAACACAGGTCAACAATTATAGATAGTGAATAGGAGAAGGACCAATGGACCATAATTACAACTACAAGTCTACAACACTTCAGACTTTAGAAtaccatattttttttttgtcacgaTTTAAATTAGTAACCTAAAATTGTCTATAGTCATGATTTTTATctgtaataataaaaaaaggttGCGATCacaatttattttaaaaacattATTATAAATGTCTATAGTGAAGGGTGatactttttttaataaaattattttaggtTTTAAGTTACATAAAATTTTTAGTAATTTTgactaatataaatattaaattatatttaataaataaattttattaatttatatatataaactgTGTTAACTTATGTGTATAAACtttaataaatataagtataCATTACGTGTTTTATAACTTTTATATGTACAAATCTTTATAAATCTGGTTGTAAACTTTTGTTAGTAAAATACTATTNNNNNNNNNNNNNNNNNNNNNNNNNTAAAATCAGTTTCAATATATTTTAAGAGAAGCTTTTAATTAATACTAGCAAAGAAGCAATTTTATGCAAAATTTGAATTAGGCCTGGATTATAGGGCATGCTATGTCGTTgatgcaatttaaatttttcaaaagtgaTGTAAGAAGGGTAACTGTTAGTTGACATTAGGTTAGTTTATAAATAGAATTTTTGGTACACATTGTAATCAGTTCATTTCTTCTTGAAAAATACTTGAAAACTCAAAAACACTCTCAACCTCCCTAGCATCACAGAGTAAAACTGAAAATTTTAAGTAATTTTTCTGAAGTCTGAACTCaaacttgtactttattttctatttttaatcaaagttctttatttttatttgttcgtcttcatcttcttcttccatttttaATTTCTACATTTTACTTTGCCTCCGGcactttgcatgttttcttttttttttttttaattttactttcgaaACTACAATTGAGACCTTGAGACACCCATAAAAGGAGTCGTTTCCGCTCTTTGAATTAAGATTGtgaaacaaaattcaaaaattattaatttatttgttgttaatAATGGAACCAAAAATCgagtaaaacaaattggcacgcatGGTGGGATATTATCAATAGATtatagtttataaaaaaaatcaggAGTTTTGAATTTGTATGTGGTTACGCAGTGGTAAGATTGTGTTTTCAGAGACTAAGAAATCAGCATCAGTTGACATGTCAAATACATCTacagcttcttcttctacttccaaTGATGAGACTAGAGAAAATGAGTATGGAAATTCTCCTGTGATTTCAAACGCATAGCCTATCTTACCGTCAACGAGGCATAATGGCATTGGTCATGCCCATCCAAGGTTAAATGCAACTTACATAAATACTGTGGAGTgtaggggtggcaacggggcgAGTTTTTGTTCTACCGGACACCGCCCCATCCTACAATAACCTGCATAGAACTTGCCCCGCTTCTACCCATGGGTAGTAAAAAGTTGAACCCTAACCCATTTCCGCGGGTACCTGCCCTGCCCCTACCcgcccctataattattaaattcaataaataaaattaaatttcaaaatttatataaccatcatcacatacataatataaattaaaataaaaatttaaatatgatatattattaattattttacccGCTCAAGAACCCGACCAGACAAAAACCCGTCCCGCACCCTCCCTGAGCTAGTAGGGGTGAGGTGGGTACTTGCGGGTTTGGGTGGTGTTGCCATCCCTAGTGGGGTAGCCGCCTTATGGCTTGCCACTGGATATATCCCCCTAT is a window encoding:
- the LOC107635528 gene encoding receptor-like protein 12, which gives rise to MRRKQYSNNAIAFTVVLNLIVLLITQIGGSYGCLQLEREALLNFKRRLTFFELPLKAGENRLLSWEGDGDCCDWEDIACDNVIGHIVMLDLNDLCFLFFKTDHDYYCFPSVTFTLEDVNPYLSQLQHLIYLDLSGVVFINRTPTTFLASMQSLRYLSLQGGVYDDSSSPLVTTIPSSSIGNLTNLRTLYLAGLTLTNTTDSTWLAPLSSLQYLGLGGVDLSLDLFKDEEKLFTWWHPFKFL
- the LOC107637390 gene encoding LRR receptor-like serine/threonine-protein kinase FLS2; translation: MRISLNTFGYVVLLLFTVTADLCLCRNSTSFGSNEQESQALLTFKNSLLSFFDFDPSSPPILPSWEGHECCQWEGIACNNVTGHVVKIELNSGCVSCLSWEDTAYIEPNYIDSSPDLYAEHLNPSLLHLKHLSHLDLSAVLLYSSPVKLLGSMQQLRYLSLCTEFEDMIPSSIGNLTNLRVLHINNIYGAYSDDLSWLAQLSSLQYLGFFRVNLSMAHNLFQVLNMLPSLTQIHLFDCGLGNMPIPLLPINLTNLTHVQVLNIASNDIQDPILDAFRNMTSIEVLDISENNLTSLPHWLDKFNNLVGMFLANNRFSGRFLPDIQNATIRDSDHSNTNSCSDRFFPNLQNMTFIRVFDLSNTNLCSVPSWLSKCKSLVKLGLAHNFLHGSIPYALRNLTSLTVLDLSDNKLTSIPIWLGELKSLIHLSLESNDITSLEEGSLASILGNMCHLKEFYLPGYKLQGEVFASNSNISGCNNYDLEVLDLSYNNFSGMLPSWLGKFKNLNYLDLSSNSFSGPILHSLGELVNLTCLDLSSNLFNGVIPWSIGKLENLGTLDLSSNFFTGVIPWSLGKLENAEFMNLASNHLYGNIPDSLGQLKNLYTLNLSSNSLEGPISYLKGWTAMKSLSTLSLSNNQIDGSIPENLGEIMPSLRYLSLDNNHINGSIPTSLCKLKALVAIDISNNKLSGRIPDCQRDGLIEEIDLSSNNLSGVIPNSIWNMSSLVWLHLNKNSLHGELSLSLNFKKLLILDLGENQLSGSISSWKNDTFPTLQILRLRGNMFNGTVPSNLCQFAKLKILDLANNDLRGPIPHCIGNITGMVSETEILPNGALFNGTKQWNQEDVKQVIKGRELDYTKNLVFLTNLDLSNNSLEGPIPKELSSLSGLLGLNLSYNNLSGEIPAMIGDMRSLESLDFSHNHLFGAIPSSMSSLTFLSHLNLSNNNFSGPIPRGNQFQVLDDPLVYSGNPFLCGVPLKTICPGDDSHQDPHGGGSEDEVGENDKSDKILFYSVIAVGFATGFWGIIGVLYLKKNWRYACFGYVDEVADRIYVAIALKVAKLKNRLQ